The proteins below are encoded in one region of Chrysemys picta bellii isolate R12L10 chromosome 4, ASM1138683v2, whole genome shotgun sequence:
- the PIDD1 gene encoding p53-induced death domain-containing protein 1: protein MAELPEVGEALGEGSLVTATFEGCRLAGNRLNLDVYPDGCRQFLELFEKRREEVAQVEFLRLNCNEALIDSTLSSLPVLKCLKSLVLKGGHAQDEFGACQQGSLTTLPQDFGSLLCLTHLDLSFNSFSRLPSCVTDLASLRVLLVCHNSLVELPEDFGQLSKLTFFSAMKNQLRDLPRSIGELAALQRLDLSENGLQSLPDEIGSLYNCMELDLSGNQLMGIPDSLANLRSLQQLRLHSNLLVTVPASLASLPNLSRLDLQNNWLRSIPPEIQHSPFVHLRGNPLGEPEIPLQSDESSSGELGRVFLVPNEDSFTVTPDGCKVILACGIQFYFPPGAATSSVTINFQTLSPDPQWVKLRHHDILLSEVLELRPHGVVFQQEVQIWMPYTSPQTLREREVVVRTFNGQSWSDLQTKVERRGKPKKHMACCSIPHFSWFLVVSRLVENKCSVPSEGTLLFSTVDPSIKVTFPPGVTEETRSVTLQVLPVLAEELAEITDDPESRAGPLLCLSQNSTVDFLRPVKIQLPLPPGVTGLTLDRSKLHLLHGNLQAQTWDDITNQVVLEFTHLYARFEVTHFSWYWLWYTTKTYVGGIARKVYERLRLYQVNFIALQRKKDPEQVLLQCVPKHKVDPVLGKLHDRYQGPEPSDIVELFEGEQFFAAFEGGINIDADRPDCVDGRISFIFYSHLKNMKEIYVTAEVDRKGQAVRGQVSFYRGEVPDNVPEDATKKRKGPDSHWLATLPIKLPKLKSRSGEHSEPKNGFSFPPLNLGNAETGYLTQANLLGIAGRIGADWQTIGLNLGLPYQQIKRIGYNHREDLDSQILNMLFSWAQQNSEDQNCVEKLITAMKESGRQDIADEIETVIELGRQKYRASIRRVGLDQESSAEDSAIAMV from the exons ATGGCAGAGCTGCCGGAGGTTGGGGAGGCTTTGGGGGAGGGCAGTTTGGTGACTGCCACATTTGAGGGCTGCCGCCTTGCAGGCAACAGGCTGAACCTAGATGTGTACCCTGATGGCTGTCGCCAGTTCCTTGAGCTGTTTGAGAAACGAAGGGAAGAGGTGGCCCAGGTGGAATTCCTGCGGCTGAACTGCAATGAGGCCCTCATAGACTCCACGCTGAGCAGCCTTCCTGTCCTGAAGTGCCTGAAGTCCCTGGTGCTCAAAG GTGGGCATGCCCAGGATGAATTCGGTGCTTGTCAGCAGGGTTCCCTGACAACCTTGCCACAAGATTTTGGGAGTCTGCTATGTCTCACTCATCTGGATCTCAGCTTTAATAGCTTCTCCAGGTTGCCCAGCTGCGTCACTGACCTTGCCAGCCTCCGTGTGCTCTTGGTGTGCCACAACAGCTTGGTGGAGCTGCCCGAAGACTTTGGCCAGCTCAGTAAGCTGACTTTCTTCTCTGCCATGAAAAACCAGCTCCGGGATCTACCACGGAGCATCGGGGAGCTGGCAGCGCTGCAGAGACTGGACCTGTCTGAAAACGGCCTGCAATCACTTCCCGACGAGATTGGGAGTCTGTATAACTGCATGGAGCTGGATCTCTCAGGGAATCAATTGATGGGCATCCCAGACTCACTTG CCAATTTGCGGTCTCTGCAGCAGCTGCGTCTTCACAGCAATCTCCTGGTGACTGTCCCCGCATCCCTTGCCAGCCTTCCCAACTTGTCCAGGCTTGACTTGCAGAACAACTGGCTCCGCTCCATCCCCCCCGAGATCCAGCACTCTCCCTTCGTGCACCTGCGGGGCAATCCGCTAGGAGAACCTGAGATCCCCCTGCAATCTG ATGAATCCAGCTCAGGAGAGCTAGGAAGAGTGTTCCTTGTACCCAATGAGGACAG CTTTACTGTGACCCCCGATGGCTGCAAAGTCATCCTGGCATGCGGCATCCAGTTTTACTTCCCCCCGGGTGCTGCCACCTCCTCAGTAACGATCAATTTCCAAACGCTCTCGCCTGACCCGCAGtgggtgaaactgaggcaccatgACATCCTGCTGAGTGAAGTCCTGGAGCTGCGGCCTCATGGGGTTGTATTCCAGCAG GAGGTGCAGATCTGGATGCCTTACACCTCCCCTCAGACTCTGCGTGAGCGAGAAGTGGTAGTTCGGACCTTCAATGGGCAGAGCTGGAGCGACCTGCAAACCAAGGTGGAGCGGAGAGGAAAGCCGAAG AAGCACATGGCTTGCTGTAGCATCCCCCACTTCTCCTGGTTCCTGGTCGTCTCTCGGCTCGTGGAGAATAAATGTAGTGTCCCATCAGAGGGGACGTTGCTCTTTTCCACAGTGGATCCAAGCATCAAAGTAACCTTCCCTCCTGGAGTCACAGAGGAGACTCGGAGCGTCACATTGCAG GTGTTGCCAGTgttggcagaggagctggcagaGATCACAGATGATCCAGAGTCCAGAGCCggtcccctgctctgcctctcccagAATTCCACTGTGGATTTCCTCAGGCCAGTTAAAATTCAGCTCCCGCTACCTCCAGGGGTCACAG GTCTCACCCTAGATCGCTCCAAGCTGCATCTTCTTCACGGCAACCTGCAAGCCCAAACCTGGGATGATATCACCAATCAGGTGGTGCTGGAGTTCACCCACCTCTACGCACGGTTTGAAGTCACCCACTTCTCCTG GTACTGGCTGTGGTATACCACCAAGACCTACGTCGGCGGCATCGCTAGGAAGGTGTACGAGAGGCTGCGCCTGTACCAGGTGAACTTCATAGCGCTGCAGAGGAAGAAGGACCCTGAGCAAGTCTTGCTGCAGTGTGTCCCCAAGCACAAG GTCGATCCTGTTCTGGGAAAGCTTCATGACCGCTACCAGGGCCCGGAGCCCTCTGACATTGTGGAGTTGTTTGAGGGGGAGCAGTTCTTTGCAGCCTTCGAGGGAGGCATCAACATTGATGCTG ACCGCCCAGACTGTGTGGACGGACGGATCTCGTTCATCTTTTACTCCCACTTGAAGAACATGAAGGAAATCTATGTGACTGCTGAAGTGGACAGGAAAGGCCAAGCTGTGAGAGGGCAG GTCTCCTTCTATCGTGGCGAAGTTCCAGACAATGTCCCTGAAGATGCCACCAAGAAGAGGAAAGGGCCCGACTCCCACTGGCTGGCTACTCTGCCAATCAAACTGCCT AAACTGAAATCCCGCTCGGGTGAGCATTCAGAGCCCAAGAACggtttctccttccctcctctgaACCTGGGGAATGCCGAGACCGGCTACCTGACACAAGCTAATCTGCTTGGCATCGCCGGGCGCATTGGAGCCGACTGGCAAACTATTGGCTTGAACCTGGGGCTGCCCTATCAGCAGATCAAACGAATAGGATACAACCACAG GGAGGACCTGGATAGTCAGATCCTGAACATGCTCTTCTCCTGGGCCCAGCAAAACTCTGAGGACCAAAACTGCGTGGAGAAGCTGATCACAGCCATGAAGGAGAGTGGCCGCCAGGACATTGCAGATGAGATTGAAACTGTCATTGAGCTGGGAAGGCAGAAATACAGGGCGTCCATCCGCCGGGTGGGCCTGGACCAGGAGAGCAGCGCTGAAGACTCTGCAATAGCCATGGTGTAG